The following nucleotide sequence is from Candidatus Zixiibacteriota bacterium.
GGAGGCATCGGCACACGGGGACCGGGCGAGACTCAGTTGGAGACAGATCGCCGGCTGGTCGGGCGACGCATTCTGCGTCTCAAACGGGAACTGTCCGCGATCGACCGCGAACGGGCGGTTCAACGACGTGGGCGCAACGATTTGTTTCGTGCCGTCATGGTCGGATATACCAACGCCGGGAAGTCCACACTCTTCAATCGGCTGACACGATCTCAGGTCTGGGCGGCCGACCGGCTCTTTTGCACGCTGGACCCGACCTCCCGGACATTAGCTCATGCCGAGGGCCGCCGGATCGCACTGACCGACACGATCGGTTTTATCCGTAAGTTGCCGGCTTCGATCTTTGCCGCATTCCGAGCGACGCTCGGTGAAGTCGCATCGGCCGATCTCCTTTTGGTGATCATCGATGTCGCTGATCCGGAATGGGAAGTGACCTTGGCCTCCGTCGAGGACTCTCTCGCTGAGATAAAGGCAAGCGAGATTCCGCGACTGCTGGTACTTAACAAAATCGACCTGCTTAATGGGCAACATCTGGCCCCATTAGGGCTTACGCGAAACGACAGCCCGGCCGTGGCAGTCTCGGCGACGACGGGAATTGGATTTGAACCGTTGCTTGAGGCGATCCTGCGGGAGGCAATCAAGATCGGGCTGCCGACACGACGTCGACAGGCCCGAACAGCCAAGGCGAGTGTGCATTACGAGAGCAATTCCTCGCCGCAATAGCACAATGTCTCTGACTGCCCGTACCGACTTTCAATATCTGCACAATTCAGACTTTGGGACTCATCGTTTGGCGTTCAGACGCCGACAACTCGAATACGGGGCCCGTTTTGCGCCACTGGGCCGCGGTGTGCCCGACGGGTGGACATCGGGGACTAAATCATCATGCCCACGACAGGCCGCAAGATATTAGTCGTCGAAGACAATCCGAATATGTCCAGCCTGCTGGCGGACATGCTGGAGGTGTTTGCCATACAGAGTGTGCGCGCGGTTGACGGTCGGGACGCGCTCTCAAAAGTGGACCAGCACGATTTTGCGATGGTGATCACCGACATGCGCATGCCGAAGATGACGGGGACCGAGTTGCTGGTTCGCCTCAAGGAAAAGCGCCCGGACATGCCGGTGGTTTTGATCAGCGGGTTCTCCCTGGCCGACGCCGATGATCAGGCGGCGGTGCAACTGGCGGATGGGTTTCTTTCGAAGCCGTTTCGCATGAACGACATCCGTCGCATCCTCGAACAACACTTCACTGCATAGCCCTCACGATTGACGAGTTCGACGGAACTGTCGAAGCGTGCGATCGGCGGCGCTGCGCGCATGCCCTTTAGCAGCGCTACCGCAGAAACAGGAAACCGCCCAGCAGTAAGATGACAAACAGGAGCGACAGCCATCCCAGATGTCGGTCGATGAAACTCTGAATGGGAACACCGTAGGAGCGCAGCAGCAGTGCGATGAGAAAAAAACGCGCCGAGCGGCTCAATACCGAGGCCAGCACAAAGATTGGAAAGCTGATCCTGAATACACCGCCGGCAATGGTGAACAGCTTGTATGGTATGGGGGAGAAGCCGGCGGCAAACACCGCCCAGAAATCATAGGTCTGATACAAGCGGGCGACGCGGTCGAACCCCGACTGCGTCACGCCCGGCACATTGGCCATGAACCAGCCGCCCCACACGTCCCAAAAGAACATCCCGATACCATATCCGATCATTCCGCCGGCCACCGAGGCCACCGACAACACGGTCGCGAAGAAATAGCTTCTTTGCGGTTTCCCCAGACAGAGTGCCATCAACAGCGGATCGGGCGGCAGCGGGAAGACCGACGATTCAGCGACGCCGAGAGCAGCCAGGGCGGCAGTTCCGCCGGGACGCTGTGCCCAGGATAGGACCCAATGGTACAGGCGGCGCAGCGGGTTTCCTCCGTGGGACGATGGAGTTTCCATTGGCTGCCGGATACCGATCAACGGTTGTCCTTACGTATTTCGAGCGATTGTACAGTCCCTCCAATTCGGCGCTCAGAGAGTCTCCGAATGTATGGGCGCGGGGTTAGTCAGTCAAAGCGGATCGGAACAACATCTCATCCCGCTGGGGCGCCGAATTCTAACTTTGTGTGATACGACAGTTCTCCCTACCTTCGCGCCATGGCCAAAATCGATCGGAAGCGTCAAAGAGCCAAAGACTCCGGCGGCTCGTTTCAGGCGCGGCCACAGCGGCCACCGTCGCGCGGGTTCGGTGCCCAGGTCGCCGCGCACCCGGTACGTTGGGCGGTCATCGGCTATGCGCTCCTGACGGTCATCGTGTTCGCCGGCCCCATTTTCACGCCGGGGGAGATGGTCTACGGTACTGACACGATGTCGGCAGGGGTGTTCTTCCGTTCTTTTCATGCGGAGTTCTGGCGTGACCACATGCGGATGCCGATGTGGAACCCATACATCCACGCCGGGCTGCCGTTTGTCGATGCCATGCACGGCGACATCTTCTATCCTGCGGCGATCCTGCAGATACTTCTGCCCGTACCTTATGCGCTCGGCATCAAGCTGATCTTGCATGTCTTCCTGGCCGGTGTCTTTATGTTTCTGTTTCTCCGTGTCATCGGACGCAGCGATCCGGCCGCATTTGTCGGCGGCTTGTTGTACATGTTTGCTCCGTTCATCGTCTCTCTGTTTTTTCCCGGGCACGACGGCAAGATCTATGTCACGGCGCTGACGCCGCTGGCGTTTCTCGCGCTGTACCGGGCCGTCGTGACACGTCGGTTGCCCGTGTTCCTGGGTTTCGGGCTGGTCTATGCCCTGCTGATTCTTACGGCACATGTGCAGATGGCATACTACGCTGCCTGGGGATTGGGACTTTACTTTGTTTTCCTCCTCTGGGAGCGCTATCGCTTCGCTCCCAGGCAGGTCGTCTCGCTGTTGGCGCTCTTCGTGCTCGCCGTGGGATTGTCCCTGGGCGCGACCGCTGTGCAATGGGTGACGCCGTACAAGTACACCGCCAAATATTCGCAGCGGCTCTTGCAACAGGATGAAGAGCGCGGCTACGAGTGGTCCAGCTCGTGGTCGATGAATTCCGAAGAGGTGCTCTCGGAGATCAACCCCGAGTTCCCCGGCGCCGATCTGGCAACACGGCGCCAATCGACATACTGGGGGCAGAACCCCTTCAAGCTCAACTCTGAGGCGGTGGGTGTCATGGCGGTCATGCTCGCCCTGGTGGCGCTCATCACGCTGCGCATTCACTCCGTGATATTTTTCGCGGTCCTCTCGCTGCTGGCGCTGCTCTACGCGGTCGGCTCGTCGACGCCTGTGTTCCATCTGTTCTACAGTCTGGTGCCGATGGTTAAGAAGTTCCGTGCGCCGTCGATGATCGTGTTCCTGTTCGGATTCTGTTGGGTGGTGATGGCGGCGTTCGCGCTGGATGCGCTGCGGCGCGACCCTTCGGTGCCAAAACCACGGGGCTCATCGATCGATCCGTTTCGGGTATTGCGGATCATCGCCATCGCCTATTCGGCGATCGCCATCATCGCGCTGCTGATTGGCTCTTCGCTGCTGACCGGGTGGGCGTCGTTGATCGGGCGCGTATTGACGCAACGTCAGGCCGCGTCACTGCAGGACAATGTCTCCGCTGTCAGCAGCGGCTTTATCGTCGGTTCCGTTGTGTTGTGGGCGCTGGTGGGCTTGTTTCACATGCAGCGACGCAGCGCGCTGGGTCCGTCGGCGATGTTGGCGGGGCTGGCGATCCTGGCCGTCATACCGAACTGGATGTTCAATGCCCGTTTTGTCGAAACGATCAACCCCGACCCGATCTATGGCGAGGCGCCGATTCTCGACTTGATCCGGCAACATGCACCCAGCGAACCATTTCGAGTGCTGAATCTGCGCGGAATCGGTGCGGGCGGTGAGCTGGAAGACAACTATTTGGCGCTCCACGGAATCGAGGAGTTGTCTCCGACCGCCATGCACGGCAACCACTTGCTCACCAACGATGTTTTTACCGGCCGTCACGATCCACAGCCCGCATTGATCAACAACGATGCGACACGCAACCTGCTCAACAGCGTGATGATTGTCGCTCCGGGGCGGGTCGGCTATCAGGGCCTGGAACCTTTGGGACAGGCCGGGGGACTGTATCTGTATCGCAATACCGAGGCGATGCCGCGGGCGGCGGTCTTTTATCAGTACGAAGTCATTTCCGATACGAACGCCGCCCTGTCTCGAATTCGCAGCGATGGCTTCCCCTATCGCTCACGCCTCATCCTCGACCAGGAACTGCCCGGCATCCCGCCGGTATCCGAGAGCGACACGCTGGCGGGCGTCACGCCCGCGCGTGTTGTCGAATGGGACGTTGACCGCTTTATAGTCGTCTGCACGACGAGCCAAGCCGGAATTCTTTGGCTCTCGGAAAATCACTATCCGGCCTGGCGCGCCACGGACGAGGCAGGCCAATCGCTGCCGATCTACCGTGCGGATTACGCATTTCGTGCCGTTCCCCTGCGACCCGGCCCGCATCGCGTCACGTTCGAATTTTACTCGGAGTCATATGCCAAAGCGCGGTGGCTCTCGCTGGCTTGTTCTCTGCTTTTGGTGTGCGGCGGGATTGTTTCCCTGCGCAGCGGAAGAAAGCCGACGATGCCCGCGGCTGCCGGATAGGGCCCAAGGATACAATCTGGGATCATGCGCTGCGGGGACTCGAACCCATACGCCGATACAGGGAGTAGGCGTAGGTCCGATGACTCATCGCGTCTCCTGGCCAGTTCGATTCGGATCGCAAATCGGCCGGCCGGCGTCAAATAATGGCAGTGCGGAACCAGTATGATCTTGTAAGGGTTCAAATCTACAGCCCTATGACCGCCATTCGTACCCCCGCTTCAACCGCGATTCGGACCATGCTCCTCTTGGGGGCTCTGCTCGCGGTCATCGGCTGCGGCTCCGACCACGCGGCCGTGCCCGGTACAGGAGGCGATTCCCACGCGCTCACCGTCGAAGCCGTCATCGTGGCGCCGCAGCTCCTCTACGATCGTATCACCACGACCGGCACACTGATCGCCAATGAAGAGGTCCAACTGCGCCCCGAAGTCTCCGGGAGAATCACCGGAGTCCACTTCGATGAGGGTCGCCGTGTCCGCAAAGGCGACCTGCTCCTGCAAATCAACGACAGCGAACTGAAGGCGCAGTCGTCCCGAAAAGAATACGAGACCCGTCTGGCGGCCAACGATGAAAGCCGCAAGCGGTCGCTTTTGGACATTAACGCCATCAGTCGCGAAGAATACGACAAGAGTCTCAACACGTTGCGGATGCTGCAGGCGGAAATGGACGTCATCCGCTCGCAGCTGGCGCAGCGTGAGATTCGTGCGCCCTTCGATGGGGTCATCGGGCTGCGGTATGTCAGTGAGGGAGGGTTCGTCAATTCGAACATGTTGGCGGCCACGATGCAAGATTTGGACCCGATGAAAGTCGAGTTCACGGTGCCGGAGAAATACGCCCGACGGCTGAATGACGGGACGAACGTCATGGTGAGAGTCGGAGACTCCGAAGAAGAATATCGCGGCGTCATCTACGCGGTCGAGTCGAAAATTGACCCAGCCACGCGGACGATCAAGTCGCGCGCGACCATCCCCAACCCGGAATCGCGCCTGATCCCGGGTTCATTCGCCAAGATCGAGATCACACTGGCCGAGTTGTACGACGCGCTGGTCATTCCCGCCGAGGCAATCATCCCCGAGTTGTCCGGGCAGAAGGTGTTTGTCTGTACGGGCGGACAATCGAAGCCTGTTTCGGTGACAACCGGGATCCGCACCGAACGCGGCGTTCAGATTACCGAGGGCCTGGCCCCCGGCGATACCTTGATCACGACCGGCCTGTTGCAGCTCAGCGACGGTCGCGCCGTTCAGATTGCTTCATTCGCGGGACAATAACGCTCCATGAACCTCTCCTCGATCTGCATCCGACGGCCGGTCCTCTCGATCGTGCTGTCCATCGTCATCGTGTTGTTCGGTGCCATCAGCTTCGGTTTTCTGGGCGTCCGGGAGTATCCGAGCGTCGATCCGCCCGTCGTAACGGTTTCGACCAATTACATCGGCGCCAACGCCGATGTGATCGAATCGCAAATCACAGAGCCGCTGGAAGAATCCATCAACGGCATCGCCGGGATTCGGTCCCTGACTTCGACGAGTACCGACGGGCGCAGCACCATCACGGTCGAATTCGATCTGGGAATCGCGATGGACAATGCGGCCAACGATGTTCGCGACCGCGTGTCGCGCGCCGCCCGCAATCTGCCGCCCGACATGGATCCGCCCATCATTACGAAATCCAGCGCCGATGCACGGCCGATTCTCTCGATGACGATTCAGAGCGACAAACGGACGCTCCTGGAGCTCTCCGCGATCGCCAACGATATCTTCAAGGAACGCCTGCAAACGATCCCCGGTGTCAGCGAGATTCGCATCTGGGGTGAGAAGAAATACGCGATGAAGCTGAACGTCGACCCGCCACGACTGGCGGCGTATGGGCTGACGCCCCTGGATGTACGCAATGCGCTGGCGCGCGAAAACGTCGAGTTGCCGTCCGGACGAGTCGAAGGATACAGCACCGAGCTCTCGATCCGCACGTTTGGGCGGCTGTCGACGCCCGATCAGTTCAACGATCTGATCATCCGCGAGCAAGACGGCTCGGTCGTGCGCTTCCGCGACATCGGACGTGCGGTCCTGGCCCCGGAAAACGAGCGCACGCTCCTGCGCGGCAATGGCGGCGTGCCGATGGTCGCGGTCGCGATCACGCCGCAACCCGGCTCCAATCACATCGCCATCGCCGACGAGTTTTACCGACGGATCCGTCAAATCCAGCGCGATCTGCCCGAAGACTTGCGCTTTGAAATCGCCCTCGATACGACGGTCAATATCCGCCGGGCGATCATCGAGGTCGTTGAAACGATCCTGATGGCGTTCGTGCTGGTCTTGATCGTCATCTTCGTGTTCTTGCGGCACTGGCGGACCACGGTCATCCCCATGCTGGCCATCCCGATCTCACTGATCGGCGCATTCTTCATCATGTACGTCGCCGATTTCTCGATCAACATCCTCACGCTGTTGGGAATTGTGCTGGCCACAGGCATCGTCGTCGACGATGCCATCGTCGTCCTGGAAAACATCTACGGGAAGATCGAACGCGGGATGGATCCGATCGAAGCGGGGCACAAAGGGTCCAGGGAGATCTACTTCGCGATTATCTCGACGACGATCACATTGGCGGCTGTTTTCCTCCCGATCATCTTCCTGCAAGGTCTGACCGGACGTTTGTTCCGCGAATTCGGAATCGTCGTGGCGGGGGCCGTGTTGATCTCCGCGTTCGTGTCGCTGACGCTCACGTCGATGATGAGCGCCCGCACGTTGCACAAGACGGAACACGAATCGCGATTCTTCACCTGGAGCGAGCGTCAGTTCGTCCGACTGTCGGAAGGATACCGTCGCTCGCTTGCGGAATTCGTGGGTCGACGGTGGCTGGCGCCCTCCATCATGGCCGCATCCGTGACGATCATCATTGGGCTGGGCGCTGTCATCCCCTCTGAACTGGCGCCGATGGAGGACAAGAGCCGCTTGTCGATCAACTCGACCGCTCCCGAAGGAACCTCGTATGAGGCCATGGCAGAGTACATGGAGCGGATCATTGCCATTGTGGATACGCTGCCGGAACGCAGCGTCATCATATCGGTCACGGCCCCCGGATTCGGCTCAAACCCCGCCGTCAACAATGGATTCGTGCGCCTCAATCTGGTTCCGCCCGACCAGCGCGATCGGTCGCAGCAGGACATCGCGGCCGCGATTTCATCGGCGATCAAGACCGAGACGTTTGCGCGCACGTATGTCACGCAGGAGCAAACCATCGGCTCCGGACGCAGCCGCGACTTGCCGGTCCAGTTTGTCATCCAGGCGCCGGATTTCGAACGGCTGCGCGAGACCATACCGCCGTTTATGGAACGCGTCGAATCCGATCCCGCATTCGATATTTTCGATCTGGACTTGAAGTTCTCCAAGCCGGAGCTGACTATCGACATCGATCGCGATCGCGCCCGCGCACTGGGAATCACCGTCCGCGACATTGCCGAAACACTGCAGTTGTTCTTCAGTGGGCAGCGGTACGGGTTCTTCATCTTCAACGGCAAACAGTACCCGGTCATTGCCCAGGCCGACAGGCCCAACCGTGACGAACCGTTGGATGTCAGCGCAATCTATCTGCGCAACAACCGGGACGAATTGATCCAGCTCGACAATGTCGTCACACTGTCGTACCGCAGCACGCCGCCGCAATTGTACCGATACAACCGGTATGTCGCGGCCACCGTCGCGGCCTCCCCGGCCGAAGGGGTCACGCTCGGCGCCGCCATCGGCGCGATGGAGAAGATCGCCGCCGACGTTCTGGATGAGTCGTTCTCGACCAGTCTTGCCGGCGCATCCAAGGAGTTCGGCGAGAGTTCCAACACGTTGATGTTCGCGTTTCTGCTGGCGCTGACGCTGGTCTACCTGATTCTCTCGGCCCAGTTCGAGAGCTTCAAGGAGCCGCTCATCATCATGTTCACGGTACCGTTGGCGCTGGCCGGCGCCGTCATGTCGCTGTGGCTGTTCGGTCAG
It contains:
- a CDS encoding response regulator: MPTTGRKILVVEDNPNMSSLLADMLEVFAIQSVRAVDGRDALSKVDQHDFAMVITDMRMPKMTGTELLVRLKEKRPDMPVVLISGFSLADADDQAAVQLADGFLSKPFRMNDIRRILEQHFTA
- a CDS encoding efflux RND transporter permease subunit; amino-acid sequence: MNLSSICIRRPVLSIVLSIVIVLFGAISFGFLGVREYPSVDPPVVTVSTNYIGANADVIESQITEPLEESINGIAGIRSLTSTSTDGRSTITVEFDLGIAMDNAANDVRDRVSRAARNLPPDMDPPIITKSSADARPILSMTIQSDKRTLLELSAIANDIFKERLQTIPGVSEIRIWGEKKYAMKLNVDPPRLAAYGLTPLDVRNALARENVELPSGRVEGYSTELSIRTFGRLSTPDQFNDLIIREQDGSVVRFRDIGRAVLAPENERTLLRGNGGVPMVAVAITPQPGSNHIAIADEFYRRIRQIQRDLPEDLRFEIALDTTVNIRRAIIEVVETILMAFVLVLIVIFVFLRHWRTTVIPMLAIPISLIGAFFIMYVADFSINILTLLGIVLATGIVVDDAIVVLENIYGKIERGMDPIEAGHKGSREIYFAIISTTITLAAVFLPIIFLQGLTGRLFREFGIVVAGAVLISAFVSLTLTSMMSARTLHKTEHESRFFTWSERQFVRLSEGYRRSLAEFVGRRWLAPSIMAASVTIIIGLGAVIPSELAPMEDKSRLSINSTAPEGTSYEAMAEYMERIIAIVDTLPERSVIISVTAPGFGSNPAVNNGFVRLNLVPPDQRDRSQQDIAAAISSAIKTETFARTYVTQEQTIGSGRSRDLPVQFVIQAPDFERLRETIPPFMERVESDPAFDIFDLDLKFSKPELTIDIDRDRARALGITVRDIAETLQLFFSGQRYGFFIFNGKQYPVIAQADRPNRDEPLDVSAIYLRNNRDELIQLDNVVTLSYRSTPPQLYRYNRYVAATVAASPAEGVTLGAAIGAMEKIAADVLDESFSTSLAGASKEFGESSNTLMFAFLLALTLVYLILSAQFESFKEPLIIMFTVPLALAGAVMSLWLFGQTFNIFSQIGIIALVGIVTKNGILIVEFANQRRDDGLSVTDAVIDAAAQRFRPILMTSLATVFGVVPIALALGAAAQSRRSMGIVIIGGLLFSLGLTLYVIPSLYTLMSGRKRLPSGRQLVADSRAISTSIGSATPTS
- a CDS encoding efflux RND transporter periplasmic adaptor subunit; amino-acid sequence: MLLLGALLAVIGCGSDHAAVPGTGGDSHALTVEAVIVAPQLLYDRITTTGTLIANEEVQLRPEVSGRITGVHFDEGRRVRKGDLLLQINDSELKAQSSRKEYETRLAANDESRKRSLLDINAISREEYDKSLNTLRMLQAEMDVIRSQLAQREIRAPFDGVIGLRYVSEGGFVNSNMLAATMQDLDPMKVEFTVPEKYARRLNDGTNVMVRVGDSEEEYRGVIYAVESKIDPATRTIKSRATIPNPESRLIPGSFAKIEITLAELYDALVIPAEAIIPELSGQKVFVCTGGQSKPVSVTTGIRTERGVQITEGLAPGDTLITTGLLQLSDGRAVQIASFAGQ
- the hflX gene encoding GTPase HflX, yielding MSGFDTSRPIERAIIVGFGRNGSSRHAMEQSMAELERLVESAGGRTVGSVSQVGRPHPAHLVGTGKLAEIGQLANSANADLVVFDEELSPSQVVNVEQRLRRKIVDRSMLILAIFARHAHTKEAKTQVELAQYEYLYPRLAGQWTHMTRHWGGIGTRGPGETQLETDRRLVGRRILRLKRELSAIDRERAVQRRGRNDLFRAVMVGYTNAGKSTLFNRLTRSQVWAADRLFCTLDPTSRTLAHAEGRRIALTDTIGFIRKLPASIFAAFRATLGEVASADLLLVIIDVADPEWEVTLASVEDSLAEIKASEIPRLLVLNKIDLLNGQHLAPLGLTRNDSPAVAVSATTGIGFEPLLEAILREAIKIGLPTRRRQARTAKASVHYESNSSPQ
- a CDS encoding VTT domain-containing protein, which encodes METPSSHGGNPLRRLYHWVLSWAQRPGGTAALAALGVAESSVFPLPPDPLLMALCLGKPQRSYFFATVLSVASVAGGMIGYGIGMFFWDVWGGWFMANVPGVTQSGFDRVARLYQTYDFWAVFAAGFSPIPYKLFTIAGGVFRISFPIFVLASVLSRSARFFLIALLLRSYGVPIQSFIDRHLGWLSLLFVILLLGGFLFLR